The Struthio camelus isolate bStrCam1 chromosome 14, bStrCam1.hap1, whole genome shotgun sequence genome has a window encoding:
- the LOC138069219 gene encoding laminin subunit beta-1-like, whose protein sequence is MDLLALALLLVGAPAAAVGWEEPDPSHGCAQGSCYPATGNLLVGRAQRLSASSTCGLDGPQEYCIVSHLQDSEKCFTCDSRDPALRDSHRIENVIYLSGPDGQRTWWQSENGVEHVSIRLDLEAEFHFTHLIMTFKTFRPAAMLVERSADFGRTWRVYRYFAYDCAKLFPGVAGQPSGRVDEVLCDQRYSEIEPSSHGEVIFKVLDPSMPVEDPYSPDIQDLLRVTNLRVNLTKLHTLGDNLLDSRREVLHKYYYAVDELVLRGSCFCHGHAAECAPAPGAPSPSPGMIHGRCVCRHHTQGLNCERCEDFYHDLPWRPARGTSANACRRCDCNEHSRRCHFDMAVYLATGNASGAVCDGCQHNTMGRRCHLCKPFYYRHPRADIRAPTACAPCDCDPAGSLDGGACDGHTDAALGMIAGQCRCKEHVAGPRCDRCRHGAYGLSHGDPQGCQPCRCDPRGTVAGSSPCDPISGDCYCKRFVAGRSCSQCVPEFWGLSYDVGGCRPCACDFGGAYSNRCSMEDGACPCRPHLMGRQCDQVQPGFFCAPLDYYTYEAERATGHGPGHPQLPGAVRAEAPLDCLEYYNGVPNGRKGRPRHRRSPPRAPSRRGRQQPPKPDVEEVTRDGAGRMVTWTGPGFARVRDGAGLTFRIDNVPYPMEYEILLRYEPESAEDWEAVVSVSSRALPTSPRCGNLLPSEQMYRESLPHTQRYVLLSRPFCFEPSTPYEVAVRLQRAGVTQRHPSAFILVDSLVLLPRVPELPGFEGAEAAAAHRREELERYRCLEAFRMAPPSALAETCARLVCSVSALLHDGALPCQCDPQGSRSGVCQALGGQCQCKPHVVGRRCDRCAPGSYGFGPLGCSPCACSPEGSASRTCDPASGQCRCQPGAVGRQCDQCQPGYWGFPACRPCQCNGHAEDCEPRTGACRRCRDHTAGRHCERCQDGYYGDPVLGSGRQCRPCPCPGFPGTRHYHGSACHADEETGHIVCLCAPGYAGPRCDRCSPGYFGAPETEGGACRPCQCNNNIDASDPGACDPRTGHCLHCLYHTAGPRCAECQPGYYGNALQRSCRRCGCDPRGTVASHCAAGTCACDRASGACACRPNVAGKTCDRCAPHFWNLGGPGGCEPCGCHPTHALHPACDAVTGQCLCRPGFGGRVCSQCQEHHWGDPELECRACACEPLGAEDPQCERAGGQCRCRPGFGGPRCDRCQRGYQDAFPRCSPCHPCFGRWDPALGDLQAGLRRLRAAGRALRQGGPAPPLSPRRLRALQEAVGRAEQLLGGAEPPGAPLLHHLGHRLDDARTELDGFWQQLQQLEQHLEQLASREAAQRRQRLPGLSRQLGELNRTASRLQSALGAVPAAGLAESHRRVAAAAAASRQAAERAAAEATAALRQARAARRAAERALRRRARAFGRAAAARRQSLRQAWKRLAELGAAGVDAKVRAGRRGGRNAPQVCGGASCRAGAGGRRCGGPGCAGALPAAARALHGAHNASQRLEAALGRLGAAARQMQEVQELARGARSRAEEALGRSQAARARAEKATGQLRDFIRRIKAFLAEEGADPGSIELVARQVLNISLPSSPGRIQELLREIRESIGQLDGVDAVLNGTAQGLAAARSLLARGQEARERAEAVRDALEGTQRALQTARAQAAAAGSALRSAREAIGAAESRAREAERKLQALEAKEQRVQKRLRELAQRVGALQQQSRDSRRLAQQAEDRAQLATAAAGTLSQDLAQVQQRYLVLKGRVSELDGVAPGARQRVMQITQEAQDLLDKANSSKRKLEELEQHFGANEQAMAAKATRLQALERRVSGLLEEIRERANAYATC, encoded by the exons ATGGACCTCCTGGCGCTCGCTCTGCTCCTGG TCGGGGCGCCAGCGGCGGCGGTGGGCTGGGAGGAGCCCGACCCGTCCCACGGCTGCGCCCAGGGCAGCTGCTACCCGGCCACCGGGAACCTGCTGGTGGGGCGAGCCCAGCGCCTGAGCGCCTCGTCCACCTGCGGGCTGGATGGGCCCCAGGAGTACTGCATCGTCAGCCACCTGCAG GACTCTGAGAAATGCTTCACCTGCGACTCGCGGGACCCGGCCCTGCGCGACAGCCACCGCATCGAGAACGTCATCTACCTGAGCGGCCCCGACGGCCAGCGGACGTGGTGGCAGTCGGAGAACG GCGTCGAGCACGTCAGCATCCGCCTGGACCTGGAGGCCGAGTTCCACTTCACCCACCTCATCATGACCTTCAAG accttccggcccgCGGCCATGCTGGTGGAGCGCTCGGCCGACTTCGGGCGCACCTGGCGGGTGTACCGCTACTTCGCCTACGACTGCGCCAAGCTGTTCCCGGGCGTCGCGGGCCAGCCCTCGGGCCGCGTCGACGAGGTGCTCTGTGACCAGCGCTACTCCGAGATCGAGCCCTCCAGCCACGGCGAG GTCATCTTCAAGGTGCTGGACCCCTCCATGCCGGTGGAGGATCCCTACAGCCCGGACATCCAGG ACCTGCTGCGCGTCACCAACCTGCGGGTGAACCTCACCAAGCTGCACACGCTGGGCGACAACCTGCTGGACTCGCGGCGCGAGGTGCTGCACAAGTACTACTACGCCGTGGACGAGCTGGTGCTGCGCGGCAGCTGCTTCTGCCACGGGCACGCGGCCGAgtgcgccccggcccccggcgccccgagccccagccccggcaTG ATCCACGGCCGCTGCGTCTGCCGGCACCACACGCAGGGCCTCAACTGCGAGCGCTGCGAGGATTTCTACCACGACCTGCCCTGGCGCCCGGCCCGGGGCACCAGCGCCAACGCCTGCCGCA GGTGCGACTGCAACGAGCACTCGCGGCGGTGCCACTTCGACATGGCCGTGTACCTGGCCACGGGGAACGCCAGCGGGGCCGTGTGCGACGGCTGCCAGCACAACACCATGGgccgccgctgccacctctgcaagCCCTTCTACTACCGGCACCCGCGCGCCGACATCCGCGCCCCCACTGCCTGCGCCC CCTGCGACTGCGACCCGGCGGGTTCGCTGGACGGGGGCGCGTGCGACGGACACACGGACGCGGCGCTGGGCATGATCGCGGGGCAGTGCCGCTGCAAGGAGCACGTGGCGGGGCCCCGGTGCGACCGCTGCCGCCACGGCGCCTACGGCCTCAGCCACGGGGACCCCCAGGGCTGCCAGC CGTGCAGGTGCGACCCGCGGGGCACCGTGGCGGGCAGCTCCCCCTGCGACCCCATCAGCGGCGACTGCTACTGCAAGCGCTTCGTGGCCGGGCGCTCCTGCAGCCAGTGCGTG CCCGAGTTTTGGGGCCTGAGCTACGACGTGGGGGGCTGCCGGCCCTGCGCCTGCGACTTCGGGGGAGCCTACAGCAACCG GTGCTCCATGGAGGACGGTGCCTGTCCGTGCCGTCCCCACCTCATGGGGCGGCAGTGCGACCAGGTGCAGCCCGGCTTCTTCTGCGCCCCCCTCGACTACTACACCTACGAGGCCGAGCGAGCCACAGGCCACGGACCCGGCCACCCCCAGCTCCCC GGCGCCGTCCGGGCTGAGGCACCCCTGGACTGCCTGGAGTACTACAACGGGGTGCCCAACGGGCGGAAAGGGCGCCCGCGGCAccggcgcagccccccgcgcgccccgtcccgccgcggccgccagcAGCCCCCCAAG CCCGACGTGGAGGAGGTGACCCGGGACGGAGCCGGGCGCATGGTGACGTGGACGGGTCCGGGGTTCGCCCGCGTGCGGGACGGCGCCGGCCTGACCTTCCGCATCGACAACGTGCCCTACCCCATGGAGTACGAGATCCTGCTGCGCTACGAGCCCGAG TCGGCCGAGGACTGGGAGGCCGTGGTCAGCGTCAGCTCCCGGGCGCTGCCcaccagcccgcgctgcgggaaCCTGCTGCCCTCCGAGCAGATGTACCGCGAGAGCCTGCCGCACACCCAGAG GTACGTGCTGCTCTCCCGGCCCTTCTGCTTCGAGCCCAGCACCCCGTACGAGGTGGCCGTGCGGCTGCAGCGGGCAGGCGTCACCCAGCGCCACCCCAGTGCCTTCATCCTTGTCGACTCG CTGGTGCTCCTGCCGCGGGTGCCGGAGCTGCCGGGCTTCgagggcgcggaggcggcggccgcgcacCGCCGCGAGGAGCTGGAGCGCTACCGCTGCCTGGAGGCTTTCCGCATGGCCCCACCGTCCGCCCTGGCCGAGACCTGCGCCCGCCTCGTCTGCAGCGTCTCGGCCCTGCTGCACGACGGGGCGCTGC CCTGCCAGTGCGACCCGCAGGGCTCCCGCAGCGGCGTGTGCCAGGCGCTGGGCGGGCAGTGCCAGTGCAAGCCCCACGTCGTCGGGCGCCGCTGCGACCGCTGCGCCCCCGGCAGCTACGGCTTCGGGCCCCTGGGCTGCAGCC CCTGCGCCTGCTCCCCCGAGGGTTCGGCGTCGCGGACGTGCGACCCGGCGAGCGGGCAGTGCCGGTGCCAGCCCGGCGCCGTGGGCCGCCAGTGCGACCAGTGCCAGCCGGGCTACTGGGGCTTCCCGGCTTGCCGGCCGTGCCAGTGCAACGGGCACGCCGAGGACTGCGAGCCCCGCACGGGcgcctgccgccgctgccgcgacCACACCGCCGGCCGGCACTGCGAGAG GTGCCAGGACGGCTACTACGGGGACCCGGTGCTGGGCTCGGGGCGGCAGtgccggccctgcccctgccccggctTCCCCGGCACGCGGCACTACCACGGCAGCGCCTGCCACGCCGACGAGGAGACGGGCCACATCGTGTGCCTCTGCGCGCCCGGATACGCCG GGCCGCGCTGCGACCGCTGCTCGCCCGGGTACTTCGGGGCGCCGGAGACGGAGGGGGGCGCCTGCCGGCCCTGCCAGTGCAACAACAACATCGACGCCAGCGACCCGGGGGCCTGCGACCCCCGCACGgggcactgcctgcactgcctgtaCCACACCGCCGGCCCGCGCTGCGCCGAGTGCCAGCCCGGCTACTACGGCAATGCCCTGCAGCGCAGCTGCCGGC GCTGCGGCTGCGACCCGCGGGGAACGGTGGCCTCGCACTGCGCCGCCGGCACCTGCGCCTGCGACCGAGCCTCGGGCGCCTGCGCCTGCCGCCCCAACGTGGCGGGCAAGACCTGCGACCGCTGCGCGCCCCACTTCTGGaacctgggggggccggggggctgcgagcccTGCGGCTGCCACCCCACGCACGCCCTGCACCCCGCCTGCGACGCG GTCACGGGGCAGTGCCTCTGCCGCCCCGGCTTCGGGGGCCGCGTCTGCTCCCAGTGCCAGGAGCATCACTGGGGTGACCCCGAGCTGGAGTGCCGAG CCTGCGCGTGCGAGCCGCTGGGCGCCGAGGACCCGCAGTGCGAGCGGGCCGGCGGGCAGTGCCGGTGCCGGCCGGGTTtcggggggccgcgctgcgacCGCTGCCAGCGGGGCTACCAGGACGCCTTCCCCCGTTGCTCGCCCTGCCACCCCTGCTTCGGGCGCTGGGACCCGGCGCTGGGCGACCTGcaggccgggctgcggcggctgcgggcggcgggccgggcgctgcgccAGGGGGGTCCCGCGCCCCCGCTCAGCCCCCGCCGCCTGCGGGCGCTGCAGGAGGCCGTGGGGCGCGCGGAGCAGCTGCTGGGgggcgccgagccccccggcgccccactCCTGCACCACCTGGGCCACCGGCTGGACGACGCCAG GACGGAGCTGGACGgcttctggcagcagctgcagcagctggagcaaCATCTGGAGCAGCTGGCGAGCAGGGAGGCGGCGCAGCGCCGGCAGCGGCTGCCCGGCCTGAGCCGGCAGCTGGGCGAGCTGAACCGCACCGCGTCGCGCCTCCAAAGCGCCCTGGGCGCCGTGCCGGCCGCCGGCCTGGCGG agTCCCACCggcgcgtggcggcggcggcggcggcctcgcggCAGGCGGCGGAGCGGGCCGCGGCGGAGGCCACGGCGGCGCTGAGGcaggcgcgggcggcgcggcgggcggccgagcgggcgctgcggcgccgggctcgggctttcggccgcgccgcggccgcccggcgccagTCGCTGCGGCAGGCGTGGAAGCGGCTGGCCGAGCTCGGCGCGGCCGGCGTCGACGCCAAGGTGAGAGCGGGACGGaggg GCGGCCGTAACGCCCCGCAGGTCTGCGGAGGAGCCTcgtgccgggccggggccggcggccggcgctgcggggggccggggtgcgcgggcgccctgcccgcggccgcgcGCGCCCTGCATGGAGCCCACAACGCCTCGCAGCGGCTGGAGGCGGCGCTGGGGCGGCTGGGCGCCGCCGCGCGCCAG atgcaggaggtgcaggagctgGCGCGGGGCGCGCGGAGCCGAGCCGAGGAGGCGCTGGGGCGCTCGCAGgcagcccgcgcccgcgccgaGAAGGCCACGGGCCAGCTGCGGGACTTCATCCGCCGCATCAAGGCCTTCCTGGCAG AGGAGGGAGCCGACCCGGGCAGCATCGAGCTGGTGGCCCGGCAGGTGCTGAACATCTCCCTGCCCAGCAGCCCCGGCAGGATCCAGGAGCTGCTGCGCGAGATCCGGGAGAGCATCGGCCAGCTGGACGGGGTGGACGCGGTGCTGAACGGCACGGCGCAGGGGCTGGCCGCGGCCCGCAGCCTGCTGGCGCGGGGGCAGGAGGCCAG GGAGCGAGCGGAGGCCGTGAGGGACGCGCTGGAGGGCACGCAGCGGGCGCTGCAGACGGCGCGggcccaggcggcggcggcggggagcgccctGCGGAGCGCCCGGGAGGCCATCGGCGCGGCCGAGAGCCGGGCCCGGGAG GCGGAGCGCAAGCTGCAGGCGCTGGAGGCGAAGGAGCAGCGGGTGCAGAagcggctgcgggagctggcgcaGCGCGTCGGcgccctgcagcagcagagccgaGACAGCCGCCGCTTGGCCCAGCAAGCCGAGGACCGGGCGCagctcgccaccgccgccgcggggacgCTCAGCCAG GACCTGGCCCAGGTGCAGCAGCGGTACTTGGTGCTGAAGGGCCGGGTGAGCGAGCTGGACGGGGTGGCCCCGGGCGCCCGGCAGCGCGTGATGCAGATCACGCAGGAGGCCCAGGACCTCCTGGACAAGGCCAACAGCAGCAAGAGGAAGCTGGAAG AGCTGGAGCAGCACTTCGGTGCCAACGAGCAGGCGATGGCGGCGAAGGCGACGCGGCTGCAGGCGCTGGAGCGGCGGGTCTCGGGGCTGCTGGAGGAGATCCGGGAGAGGGCCAACGCTTACGCCACCTGCTAG
- the LOC138060960 gene encoding laminin subunit beta-2-like, giving the protein MRSPRALLLLLLLAALGGTLGRVPDPPQGCAQGSCYPATGDLLVGRAQRLSASSTCGLRRPQPYCIVSHLQDEKKCFVCDSRRPYDARSNAGSHRVENVLTTFAPRPKKAWWQSENGVERVSIQLDLEAEFHFTHLIMTFKTFRPAAMLVERSADFGRTWRVYRYFAYDCAAAFPRVPRGPLRRVDDVICESRYSDIEPSTEGEVIYRVLDPAIPIPDPYSPDIQNLLRVTNLRVNFTKLHTLGDNLLDSRREIREKYYYALYELVLRGNCFCYGHASECAPLSGAPATADGMVHGRCVCKHHTQGLNCERCEDFYHDLPWRPAQGTSTNACRRCDCNEHSRRCHFDMAVYLATGNASGAVCDGCQHNTMGRRCHLCKPFYYKDPSKDLRDPAVCRACDCDPEGSLDGGLCDAADDPARGLIAGQCRCKEHVRGPRCDRCKPGFFGLSAANPQGCQRCQCDPRGTVAEGSRCDPVSGDCFCKRLVTGRNCDQCLPEHWALSHDLPGCRPCDCDVGGARDNLCAVETGQCRCRSHMVGRQCGQVEPGFYHINLDHYTYEAEDARLQQGSVVEREPPAGRPASWTGTGFARVLEGSSVEFHVDDVPFSMEFDVVIRYEPQHPEPWKEVRLRVLRPRPVSASSPCGNTIPADDQLSTSLPSGARYVLLPQPVCLEQGVSYTLRLELGCAAARQEAPAASVLIDSLVLLPRYSSLEMFIAGDPSAMGRRETFERYRCAQHFHAAGALPVAEPCSSLLSSLSAIVHDGALPCLCDPQGSLSAECRPQGGQCQCKANVVGRRCHRCSPGTFGFGPGGCRACQCSGEGSVSSVCDSATGQCACRQGAHGLRCDRCQPGHWGFPACRPCQCNGHTEDCDPRTGSCLRCRDHTDGERCQRCAAGHFGNPALGSGQYCRPCPCPEGPGSSRHFAASCHQDGQSQQVVCHCSPGYAGARCDECAPGYYGDPLQLGGRCLPCQCHNNIDMTDPEACDRRTGRCLRCLYNTAGPRCAECQPGYYGDATRHSCRRCSCNALGTDPSTCGPEQCRCDGRSGQCRCLPHVEGQSCDRCSPNFWNLGSGQGCEPCACHPQHALAPACNQFTGQCSCRPGFGGRTCADCQENHWGDPRQQCRACDCDARGVASAQCHRGSGHCDCRPGVSGVRCDQCARGFAGAFPACQPCHPCFGDWDRVVQDLAARTRALAQRASLLQHAGAAGAFEGTLRRLQEGLAAAQAVVAARNATAAAATHLMRAVDGLRQQIGEATERLTRLEGELTAAQDANFNASHVLSAADRGARALNHSLQELGRRLHTLKTSNFLGAYDSIRQSHAELREAERRAAAAATRGPVSSSAAARHRAERLLASRRDDFNRRNAASRRALTELAGRARALSLQPLNEKVCGAAADVPCSESPCGGAGCRDEDGARRCGGLSCGGAVSTADSALDRARHAREELQRAAGDVAQLSHKVAEAKGKADEARLRAQAALDKANRTRARVERSNKELRELIGHVKAFLSQEGADPESIEVVAGRVLELSLPASPAQIHRLAEEIKARVRGLASVDAILEQTAGDVRQAGQLLQDAQRARSRAEGVRSTAEAVRQALEEAQRAQGTAEHAVRSAAGDIRHSERVLGAIQAQTANAEQQLASAMERAGLLDRQVDALKVKRANNSLAAARAEDTAGGAQARAAEAKQLLEGHLRDRYRTAQELAQHRAQGALQAASRADQLRAEAAGLLREAQSKLQRLRALEETYEQNERVLDAKAAQLDGLEARMRDVLATINQQVQIYNTCQ; this is encoded by the exons ATGCGGAGCCCCCGCgcccttctcctgctgctgctgctggccg CGCTGGGGGGGACCCTGGGCCGGGTGCCcgaccccccccagggctgcgcccaGGGCAGCTGCTACCCGGCCACGGGCGACCTGCTGGTGGGGCGAGCCCAGCGCCTGAGCGCCTCGTCCACCtgcgggctgcggcggccccaGCCCTACTGCATCGTCAGCCACCTGCAG GACGAGAAGAAGTGCTTCGTGTGCGACTCGCGGCGGCCCTACGACGCCCGCAGCAACGCCGGCAGCCACCGCGTCGAGAACGTGCTCACCACCTTCGCCCCCCGGCCCAAGAAAGCCTGGTGGCAGTCGGAGAACG GCGTGGAGCGCGTCAGCATCCAGCTGGACCTGGAGGCCGAGTTCCACTTCACCCACCTCATCATGACCTTCAAG accttccggcccgCGGCCATGCTGGTGGAGCGCTCGGCCGACTTCGGGCGCACCTGGCGGGTGTACCGCTACTTCGCCTACGACTGCGCGGCCGCCTTCCCCCGCGTGccccgcggccccctgcgccgCGTCGACGACGTCATCTGCGAGTCGCGCTACTCCGACATCGAGCCCTCCACCGAGGGAGAG GTGATCTACCGAGTGCTGGACCCTGCCATCCCCATCCCGGACCCCTACAGCCCCGACATCCAGA ACCTGCTGCGCGTCACCAACCTGCGGGTGAACTTCACCAAGCTGCACACGCTGGGCGACAACCTGCTGGACTCGCGGCGGGAGATCCGCGAGAAGTACTACTACGCGCTCTACGAGCTGGTGCTGCGCGGCAACTGCTTCTGCTACGGGCACGCCTCCGAGTGCGCCCCGCTCAGCGGGGCCCCCGCCACCGCCGACGGCATG GTGCACGGCCGCTGCGTCTGCAAGCACCACACGCAGGGCCTCAACTGCGAGCGCTGCGAGGATTTCTACCACGACCTGCCCTGGCGTCCGGCCCAGGGCACCAGCACCAATGCCTGCCGCA GGTGCGACTGCAACGAGCACTCGCGGCGGTGCCACTTCGACATGGCCGTGTACCTGGCCACGGGGAACGCCAGCGGGGCCGTGTGCGACGGCTGCCAGCACAACACCATGGgccgccgctgccacctctgcaagCCCTTCTACTACAAGGACCCTAGCAAGGACCTGCGGGACCCCGCGGTGTGCCgag CCTGCGACTGCGACCCCGAGGGCTCGCTGGACGGCGGGCTCTGCGACGCTGCCGACGACCCGGCCCGGGGGCTCATCGCGGGGCAGTGCCGCTGCAAGGAGCACGTGCGGGGCCCCCGCTGCGACCGCTGCAAGCCCGGCTTCTTCGGGCTCAGCGCCGCCAACCCGCAGGGCTGCCAGC gctgccagtgtgaccccCGCGGCACcgtggccgagggcagccggTGCGACCCCGTCAGCGGCGACTGCTTCTGCAAGCGGCTGGTGACCGGGCGCAACTGCGACCAGTGCCTG CCCGAGCACTGGGCGCTGAGCCACGACCTCCCGGGGTGCCGGCCCTGCGACTGCGACGTGGGAGGCGCCCGCGACAACCT GTGTGCCGTGGAGACGGGGCAGTGCCGATGCCGCAGCCACATGGTGGGACGGCAGTGCGGCCAGGTGGAGCCCGGTTTCTACCACATCAACCTGGACCACTACACCTACGAGGCCGAGGATGCCCGGCTGCAGCAG GGCTCGGTGGTGGAGCGTGAGCCCCCCGCGGGCCGCCCAGCCTCGTGGACGGGGACGGGGTTTGCCCGCGTGCTGGAGGGCAGCTCGGTGGAGTTTCACGTGGACGACGTGCCCTTCTCCATGGAGTTCGACGTGGTCATCCGCTACGAGCCCCAG cacccagagccctgGAAGGAGGTGAGGCTGCGGGTGCTGCGCCCCAGGCCCGTCTCCGCCAGCAGCCCCTGCGGAAACACCATCCCGGCCGACGACCAGCTCTCTACCAGCCTCCCATCCGGCGCCAG GTAcgtgctgctgccccagcccgtcTGCCTGGAGCAGGGCGTCTCCTACACCCTCCGCCTGGAGCTGggctgcgccgcggcccgccAAGAGGCGCCCGCCGCCAGCGTGCTCATCGACTCG CTGGTGCTCCTGCCCCGTTACTCCTCCCTGGAGATGTTCATCGCAGGTGACCCCAGCGCCATGGGGCGCCGGGAGACCTTCGAGCGGTACCGTTGCGCCCAGCACTTCCACGCCGCGGGGGCGTTGCCCGTGGCCGAGCCGTGCTCCAGCCTCCTCAGCAGCCTGTCGGCCATCGTGCACGACGGGGCGCTGC cctgccTCTGCGACCCccagggctcgctcagcgccgaGTGCCGGCCCCAGGGCGGGCAGTGCCAGTGCAAAGCCAACGTGGTGGGACGCCGCTGCCACCGCTGCTCCCCGGGCACCTTCGGTTTCGGGCCCGGCGGGTGCCGAG CGTGCCAGTGCAGCGGCGAGGGGTCGGTGAGCAGCGTCTGCGACAGCGCCACGGGGCAGTGCGCCTGCCGCCAGGGCGCCCACGGGCTGCGCTGCGACCGCTGCCAGCCGGGCCACTGGGGCTTCCCGGCCTGCCGGCCGTGCCAGTGCAACGGGCACACCGAGGACTGCGACCCCCGCACGGGCAGCTGCCTGCGCTGCCGCGACCACACGGACGGCGAGAGGTGCCAGCG GTGCGCGGCCGGGCACTTCGGCAACCCGGCGCTGGGCTCGGGCCAGTACTGCCGGCCGTGCCCCTGCCCCGAGGGGCccggcagcagccgccacttCGCCGCCTCCTGCCACCAGGACGGGCAGTCCCAGCAGGTCGTCTGCCACTGCAGCCCCGGGTACGCAG GTGCCCGCTGCGACGAGTGCGCGCCCGGCTACTACGGGGACCCGCTGCAGCTCGGCGGGCGCTGCCTGCCCTGCCAGTGCCACAACAACATCGACATGACCGACCCGGAGGCCTGCGACCGGCGCACGGGGCGCTGCTTGCGCTGCCTCTACAACACGGCGGGGCCCCGCTGCGCCGAGTGCCAGCCCGGCTACTACGGGGACGCCACGCGGCACAGCTGCAGGC GTTGCTCCTGCAACGCGCTGGGCACCGACCCCAGCACCTGCGGGCCGGAGCAGTGCCGGTGCGACGGGCGCAGCGGGCAGTGCCGCTGCCTGCCCCACGTGGAGGGCCAGAGCTGCGACCGCTGCAGCCCCAACTTCTGGAACCTGGGCAGCGGGCAGGGCTGCGAGCCCTGCGCCTGCCACCCCCAGCACGCCCTGGCGCCCGCCTGCAACCAG TTCACGGGGCAGTGCTCGTGCCGGCCGGGCTTCGGCGGCCGGACCTGCGCCGACTGCCAGGAGAACCACTGGGGCGACCCCCGGCAGCAGTGCCGAG ccTGCGACTGCGACGCCCGCGGCGTTGCCAGCGCCCAGTGCCACCGCGGCAGCGGGCACTGCGACTGCCGGCCCGGCGTCTCGGGCGTCCGCTGCGACCAGTGCGCCCGGGGTTTTGCCGGCGCCTTCCCCGCCTGCCAGCCCTGTCACCCCTGCTTCGGGGACTGGGACCGCGTGGTGCAGGACCTGGCTGCCCGCACCCGGGCGCTGGCGCAGCGGGccagcctcctgcagcacgccggcgctgccggcgcctTCGAGGGCACCCTCCGCCGGCTgcaggagggcctggccgccGCGCAGGCCGTCGTCGCCGCCCGCAACGCCACGGCGGCCGCCGCCACCCACCTGATGCGCGCCGTGGACGGGCTGCG gcagcagatcGGGGAGGCCACGGAGAGGCTGACGCGGCTGGAGGGCGAGCTGACGGCCGCCCAGGACGCCAACTTCAACGCCAGCCACGTGCTGAGCGCCGCGGACCGGGGCGCCCGCGCCCTCAACcacagcctgcaggagctgggccggCGCCTGCACACCCTCAAGACCTCCAACTTCCTCG GCGCCTACGACAGCATCCGCCAGTCCCACGCGGAGCTGCGGGAGGCCGagcgccgcgcggccgccgccgccacccgcggcCCCGTGAGCTCCTCGGCGGCCGCGCGGCACCGCGCCGAGCGCCTCCTGGCCAGCCGCCGGGACGACTTCAACCGGCGCAACGCGGCCAGCCGGCGGGCGCTGACGGAGCTggcggggcgggcgagggcgCTGAGCCTGCAGCCGCTCAACGAGAAG GTGTGCGGGGCCGCGGCCGACGTGCCCTGCTCCGAGAGCCCCTGCGGAGGAGCCGGCTGCCGGGACGAGGACGGGGCACGGCGCTGCGGGGGCCTGAGCTGCGGCGGGGCCGTGTCCACGGCCGACAGCGCGCTGGACCGAGCGCGCCATGCCCGGGAGGAGCTGCAGCGCGCCGCCGGCGACGTGGCCCAGCTCTCCCACAAG GTGGCCGAGGCCAAGGGGAAGGCGGATGAGGCCCGGCTCCGGGCGCAGGCGGCCTTGGACAAGGCGAACCGGACCAGGGCCCGCGTGGAGCGCTCCAACAAGGAGCTGCGGGAGCTCATCGGCCACGTCAAGGCCTTCCTGAGCC AGGAGGGGGCCGACCCCGAAAGCATCGAGGTGGTGGCCGGCCGGGTGCTGGAGCTGTCGCTGCCCGCCTCGCCGGCCCAGATCCACCGGCTGGCCGAGGAGATCAAGGCGCGGGTGCGCGGCCTGGCCAGCGTGGACGCCATCCTGGAGCAGACGGCCGGCGACGTGCGCCAGGCcgggcagctgctgcaggacgcCCAGAGGGCCAG GTCGCGGGCGGAGGGCGTGAGGAGCACGGCCGAGGCGGTGCGGCAGGCGCTGGAGGAGGCGCAGCGAGCCCAGGGCACGGCCGAGCACGCCGTCCGCAGTGCCGCCGGCGACATCCGGCACAGCGAGAGAGTGCTCGGCGCG ATCCAGGCCCAGACGGCGAACGCCGAGCAGCAGCTGGCCAGCGCTATGGAGCGGGCCGGGCTCCTGGACCGGCAGGTGGACGCCCTGAAGGTGAAGCGAGCCAACAACAGCCTGGCGGCCGCGCGAGCTGAGGACACGGCCGGCGGTGCGCAGGCCCGAGCCGCCGAGGCTAAGCAG TTGCTGGAGGGGCACCTGCGGGACCGGTACCGGACGGCGCAGGAGCTGGCGCAGCACCGGGCGCAGGGCGCGCTGCAGGCAGCGAGCCGGGCAGACCAGCTGCGTGCCGAGGCCGCCGGGCTCCTGCGCGAGGCGCAGAGCAAGCTCCAGCGCCTGCGAG CGCTGGAGGAGACCTACGAGCAGAACGAGCGGGTGCTGGACGCCAAGGCGGCCCAGCTGGACGGGCTGGAGGCCAGGATGAGGGACGTCTTGGCCACCATCAACCAGCAGGTCCAGATCTACAACACCTGCCAATGA